From a single Intestinibaculum porci genomic region:
- a CDS encoding HD domain-containing protein, producing the protein MDIEKNKERFISLFETYIKRRNSEHLLNYIINKSDFFTAPASTRYHGAYEGGLCEHSLQVYDCLKDYLSRPRVKEIYELDVSEETIAIIALLHDLCKCNVYKTDTKNKKINGAWQQVPYYVFEDPFPYGHGEKSVFMIQHYIPLTAAEAMAIRYHMGFSSTESDSQVGQAFNKYPLAFALSTADMEATYFLENIQKHEENNDE; encoded by the coding sequence ATGGATATCGAAAAGAACAAAGAAAGATTTATCTCGTTATTTGAGACTTATATCAAACGGCGTAACAGTGAACATCTTTTAAACTACATCATCAATAAATCAGACTTCTTTACCGCCCCGGCAAGTACCCGTTATCATGGCGCTTATGAAGGCGGCTTATGTGAACACTCTTTGCAGGTGTATGACTGTTTAAAAGACTATTTATCACGCCCCCGCGTGAAAGAAATCTATGAACTTGATGTCAGTGAAGAAACCATTGCGATCATCGCTTTACTGCATGATTTATGCAAGTGTAATGTGTATAAAACTGATACGAAAAACAAGAAGATCAATGGCGCGTGGCAACAGGTCCCTTATTATGTGTTTGAAGACCCCTTCCCTTATGGTCATGGGGAAAAGAGTGTCTTTATGATCCAGCATTATATTCCTTTAACCGCTGCCGAAGCGATGGCGATCCGCTATCATATGGGCTTTTCTTCCACCGAATCAGACAGTCAGGTTGGTCAGGCCTTTAATAAATATCCATTAGCCTTTGCCTTAAGTACTGCCGATATGGAAGCAACGTATTTTTTAGAAAACATTCAAAAACATGAGGAGAACAATGATGAATAA
- the ybaK gene encoding Cys-tRNA(Pro) deacylase, with protein MSKKKKIKTNALRLLDRDHIPYRVEEYEYDDEHLSGEHIIDQVSLEAPDIYKTLVLQADDDHQYLVCCIPVLESIDLKKLAKLSGHKKVEMIHMKDLLNTTGYIRGGCSPVGMKKQFPTYFDATITKNREIALSAGKRGYQMIVNSLTIVDYTKATVGDVLKED; from the coding sequence ATGAGTAAAAAGAAAAAGATTAAAACAAATGCATTACGCTTATTAGATCGTGATCATATTCCTTATCGGGTTGAAGAATATGAATATGATGATGAACATTTAAGCGGGGAACATATTATTGATCAGGTCTCTTTAGAGGCGCCGGATATTTATAAGACTTTGGTCTTACAGGCGGATGATGATCATCAGTATCTTGTTTGCTGCATTCCGGTGTTAGAAAGTATTGATTTAAAGAAACTTGCTAAGCTTTCCGGACATAAGAAAGTGGAAATGATCCATATGAAAGATTTACTTAATACCACTGGTTATATCCGTGGCGGCTGTTCGCCAGTGGGGATGAAAAAACAGTTTCCAACTTATTTTGATGCGACCATTACAAAGAATCGTGAGATTGCTTTATCGGCAGGCAAACGTGGTTATCAGATGATTGTTAACTCTTTAACGATTGTGGATTATACAAAAGCGACGGTTGGTGATGTGCTAAAAGAAGATTAA
- a CDS encoding phospho-sugar mutase — MDYKANYEKWLNFEGLDASLKNELKSMDESTKEDAFYKNIEFGTAGMRGLLGAGTNRMNIYMIRKANVGFAKWILEQPDGANRGVAISYDNRHMSYIFANESAKVLAGFGIKTYLMESLRPTPELSFAVRYFKCAGGIMITASHNPAEYNGYKVYDDTGCQLIPEWADQVTKYVNEVEDELTVKVPSSDEAFDYINWVGEEVDKAYYDAVKTCEINPGLDKSDFKIVYSPQHGADNWPVRTVLRDLGYDLVPVLCQCAPDPDYTNTKSPNPEVPSSYEEAIKVAKKVDADVIAITDPDGDRLGVVAKHNGEYVLMSGNQSAAVYLEYILSQLKKQGKLPSNAVMYNTIVTSDLGELVARSYGVDVEKTLTGFKFIGDKIRKYEKTGEKQFIFGYEESYGCVVKPFVRDKDAVQAVLLAAECGNFYKKQGKDLIDVLNELYAKHGTFKESQIALAKAGVEGAKRIQEIMATLRADHPTQIGDYKVTLAEDYQESKRSDGTTIDLPKSNVLKYYLEDGSWIAARPSGTEPKCKFYFSIKGKDADDAAAKTEKLQKAMMALIGE; from the coding sequence ATGGATTATAAAGCAAATTATGAAAAATGGTTAAACTTCGAGGGTTTAGATGCTTCCCTCAAAAATGAATTAAAGAGCATGGATGAAAGCACTAAGGAAGATGCTTTCTATAAGAATATTGAATTCGGTACAGCCGGGATGCGTGGCTTACTTGGTGCCGGCACTAACAGAATGAACATTTACATGATCCGTAAGGCTAATGTTGGTTTTGCAAAATGGATTCTGGAACAGCCTGATGGAGCTAACCGTGGCGTTGCAATCTCTTATGATAACCGCCATATGTCTTATATCTTCGCTAATGAATCTGCCAAAGTATTAGCTGGTTTCGGTATTAAGACTTACTTAATGGAATCATTAAGACCAACACCTGAATTATCATTCGCAGTAAGATATTTCAAATGTGCTGGCGGGATTATGATTACAGCTTCTCATAACCCAGCTGAATACAACGGATATAAAGTTTATGATGATACAGGCTGTCAGTTAATTCCTGAATGGGCTGATCAGGTTACTAAATATGTCAATGAAGTAGAAGATGAATTAACAGTTAAAGTGCCTTCAAGTGATGAAGCTTTTGATTACATCAACTGGGTTGGCGAAGAAGTTGACAAAGCTTACTATGATGCCGTTAAGACTTGTGAAATCAACCCTGGCTTAGATAAATCAGATTTCAAGATCGTTTACTCACCACAGCATGGTGCTGATAACTGGCCAGTTCGTACCGTACTTCGTGATTTAGGTTATGATTTAGTGCCAGTATTATGTCAGTGTGCCCCAGATCCTGATTATACAAACACCAAATCACCAAACCCAGAAGTCCCATCTTCTTATGAAGAAGCGATCAAAGTCGCTAAGAAAGTTGATGCTGATGTCATCGCTATTACTGACCCAGATGGTGACCGTTTAGGTGTTGTTGCTAAACATAATGGTGAATATGTCTTAATGTCAGGTAACCAGAGTGCTGCGGTTTATCTGGAATACATCTTATCGCAGTTAAAGAAGCAAGGTAAATTACCAAGCAATGCGGTGATGTATAACACGATCGTTACATCTGATTTAGGTGAATTAGTTGCCCGCAGCTACGGTGTTGATGTAGAAAAGACATTAACTGGTTTCAAATTCATTGGTGATAAGATCAGAAAATACGAAAAGACTGGTGAAAAACAGTTCATCTTCGGTTATGAAGAATCATATGGCTGCGTTGTTAAACCATTCGTTCGTGATAAAGATGCCGTTCAGGCCGTATTATTAGCTGCTGAATGTGGTAACTTCTATAAGAAACAGGGCAAAGATTTAATCGATGTCTTAAATGAATTATATGCAAAACATGGTACTTTCAAAGAATCACAGATCGCTTTAGCAAAAGCTGGTGTTGAAGGCGCTAAGAGAATCCAGGAAATTATGGCTACTTTACGTGCTGATCATCCAACTCAGATTGGTGATTACAAAGTCACTTTAGCAGAAGATTATCAGGAATCTAAACGCAGTGATGGTACAACAATCGATTTACCAAAATCTAATGTCTTAAAATACTACTTAGAAGATGGTTCATGGATTGCCGCTCGTCCATCAGGAACAGAACCAAAATGTAAGTTCTATTTCTCAATTAAAGGTAAAGATGCCGATGATGCAGCGGCTAAGACTGAAAAACTTCAGAAAGCAATGATGGCATTAATTGGTGAATAA
- a CDS encoding acyl-[acyl-carrier-protein] thioesterase, with amino-acid sequence MLEKKHKVEFRDCDFASRIKMNVLFELFAEVATADALQTGVWREDLQGQCGWIVTKQTLKLYEDICLGDEITITTQYMKPSAVIFPRYYKILKEGKLIGECFSQWTLFDLVKRRVARPKSVGIVIPELTEKMTPPERLMPLEEESGQTYHVRYSDIDMNGHLNNTQYIRIAYDLLEMDYLKNHRLCELSINYEKEVPPCTALQLAMKREKDTFMIEGRQEESCFLIRLTFREAHDHD; translated from the coding sequence ATGTTAGAGAAAAAGCATAAAGTAGAATTTAGAGACTGTGATTTTGCGTCAAGGATCAAGATGAATGTCCTTTTTGAACTGTTTGCGGAGGTAGCGACAGCGGATGCTTTACAAACTGGGGTATGGCGTGAAGATCTGCAGGGGCAATGTGGCTGGATTGTCACAAAGCAGACATTAAAACTTTATGAGGATATCTGTCTAGGCGATGAGATTACTATTACAACGCAATATATGAAGCCGAGTGCTGTTATTTTTCCACGATATTACAAGATCCTAAAAGAAGGAAAACTGATTGGTGAATGTTTCTCACAGTGGACGCTTTTTGATTTAGTGAAACGTCGCGTTGCCCGTCCGAAAAGTGTCGGCATTGTGATTCCGGAGTTAACGGAGAAGATGACACCGCCAGAAAGGCTGATGCCGTTAGAAGAAGAAAGTGGGCAAACATATCATGTCCGCTATAGTGATATTGATATGAATGGACATCTCAATAATACCCAGTATATTCGCATTGCTTATGATCTTTTGGAAATGGATTATTTAAAAAATCATCGTTTATGTGAATTATCCATTAATTATGAGAAAGAAGTTCCACCTTGTACAGCTTTACAATTAGCGATGAAACGAGAGAAAGATACATTTATGATTGAAGGGCGACAGGAGGAATCTTGCTTCCTTATTCGTTTGACATTTAGGGAGGCGCATGATCATGATTAA
- a CDS encoding cysteine peptidase family C39 domain-containing protein: MIKEVPFVTFQIDGKDYYGGSQEWYDNRFAQMAGCSAVLASNLFYYYTDHLNVLYPAYRDTMDFWFEKNKPGLIGFPYFMKFTHNFLEEMAYRHVSLKVDMKKGVASVEEGWSFVKNAIDDGRPVGMLILTHTAKAIDEETWHWMCITGYDDVKKEVIISSVGERITMKAETLFKPHFRNVVKMLSFVNPEEDYSSQVIVHP, from the coding sequence ATGATTAAAGAAGTACCTTTTGTCACTTTTCAAATTGATGGGAAAGACTATTATGGCGGCAGTCAGGAATGGTATGATAACCGTTTTGCCCAAATGGCTGGCTGTAGTGCTGTTTTGGCGAGCAATCTTTTTTACTATTATACCGATCACTTGAATGTTTTGTATCCCGCTTACCGGGATACGATGGATTTCTGGTTTGAAAAGAATAAACCAGGTCTGATTGGTTTCCCATACTTTATGAAGTTTACCCATAACTTTTTAGAAGAAATGGCTTATCGCCATGTTTCTTTAAAGGTGGATATGAAGAAGGGCGTCGCTTCTGTTGAAGAAGGCTGGTCTTTTGTGAAGAACGCCATTGATGATGGGCGCCCGGTGGGAATGTTAATACTAACGCATACGGCAAAGGCGATTGATGAAGAAACCTGGCACTGGATGTGTATTACGGGGTATGATGATGTCAAAAAAGAAGTGATCATTTCTTCGGTTGGAGAAAGGATCACTATGAAGGCTGAGACATTGTTTAAGCCACATTTTAGAAATGTCGTAAAGATGTTAAGCTTTGTAAATCCGGAGGAAGATTACTCTTCACAAGTAATTGTTCACCCGTAA
- a CDS encoding RluA family pseudouridine synthase: MKFIKRADQLILTIDHTWDGKHLSDFFEAYHFSKKNKHLLHQYKDYTLNHEYVYDAPLKTGDILSLKAYERDDGMYRPVFEELDIVYEDDLLLIVNKPPFLPVYPAHQEDTHSLANYVSGYYASCGLDLPVRFIHRLDDDTSGLVIFCKSYLFQSYLDEMLKRKAIHRHYLAFTKGTFPDQKIHTIDADIARDRHNAKKMRVAPHGSHAITHYQCLENHSNYALVKCILETGRRHQIRVHMASIQHPLLGDPLYGKPFGSLHRQALHAYAIALIHPLTGEQLLVKSNLPPDLQSLTSLRHF; this comes from the coding sequence ATGAAATTCATCAAACGCGCTGATCAGCTCATTCTAACGATTGATCATACCTGGGATGGTAAACACTTATCAGATTTCTTTGAAGCTTATCACTTCTCCAAAAAGAATAAACATCTCTTACATCAGTATAAGGATTACACCCTTAATCATGAATATGTCTATGACGCACCCTTAAAAACGGGTGATATTCTCAGTCTTAAAGCTTACGAAAGAGATGATGGCATGTATCGTCCAGTTTTTGAAGAGCTTGATATTGTCTATGAGGATGACTTACTGCTCATCGTCAATAAGCCGCCCTTTTTACCAGTCTATCCGGCCCATCAGGAAGATACCCATTCATTAGCCAATTATGTATCCGGTTATTACGCTTCCTGTGGTCTTGATTTACCAGTTCGCTTTATTCATCGTTTAGACGACGACACCAGCGGACTGGTGATCTTCTGCAAATCCTATCTCTTTCAGTCTTACCTGGATGAGATGTTAAAAAGGAAAGCGATTCATCGTCATTATTTAGCATTCACGAAAGGCACCTTCCCTGATCAGAAGATCCATACGATCGATGCAGATATTGCCAGAGATCGCCATAATGCCAAAAAAATGAGGGTTGCCCCTCATGGATCGCATGCCATTACGCATTATCAGTGTTTAGAAAATCATTCAAACTACGCCTTAGTAAAATGCATTTTAGAAACCGGCAGACGTCATCAGATTCGTGTCCACATGGCTTCTATTCAGCATCCTTTACTTGGCGATCCGCTTTATGGAAAACCTTTTGGCTCTTTGCACAGACAGGCTTTGCACGCCTATGCGATCGCCCTCATTCATCCCCTTACGGGTGAACAATTACTTGTGAAGAGTAATCTTCCTCCGGATTTACAAAGCTTAACATCTTTACGACATTTCTAA
- a CDS encoding putative RNA methyltransferase codes for MNYLACPKCHEPLQRIDKTYQCVNHHNYDISKRGYVNLLLNPDKAHNNPGDSKESLIARKAFLDQGYYDPILFECTNYIKAHSSQPLQILDLGCGEGYYTYRAKQELGNENTYYGLDISKEAINMATRYDKDIIWMVGNSKNIPVCDHSMDVIMALFTVVNKEELARCLKEDGYIIHVTANRNHLIEIKHLIYDEVKVKSDEHIRLPFNVLESYDFTKKISIPSHEDALNLLKMTPHYYHIKKEKRGILDTLPSLDVTIDLRITVYRP; via the coding sequence ATGAACTATTTAGCATGTCCGAAGTGTCATGAACCACTTCAGCGCATTGATAAAACTTATCAGTGCGTGAATCATCATAACTATGACATCTCTAAACGAGGCTATGTCAATCTCTTATTAAATCCTGATAAAGCCCATAACAATCCTGGTGATTCAAAAGAATCCTTAATTGCCAGAAAAGCTTTCTTAGATCAGGGTTACTATGATCCTATTCTTTTTGAATGCACCAATTATATCAAAGCGCATAGCTCTCAGCCTTTACAGATCTTAGACTTAGGCTGCGGGGAAGGCTATTATACCTATCGCGCAAAACAGGAATTAGGTAATGAAAATACCTACTATGGTTTAGATATCTCAAAAGAAGCCATTAATATGGCTACCCGTTATGATAAAGATATTATCTGGATGGTGGGTAATTCGAAAAACATCCCCGTTTGTGATCATTCAATGGATGTCATCATGGCCTTATTCACCGTTGTTAATAAAGAAGAATTAGCGCGCTGTCTCAAAGAAGATGGCTATATTATCCACGTCACCGCTAACCGTAATCATCTGATTGAAATCAAACATCTCATTTATGATGAAGTCAAAGTCAAAAGTGATGAACATATCCGTTTACCTTTTAATGTCTTAGAAAGTTATGACTTCACCAAAAAGATTTCCATCCCATCCCACGAAGATGCCTTAAACTTATTAAAGATGACCCCTCATTATTACCATATCAAAAAAGAGAAGAGAGGCATCTTAGATACTTTACCATCACTTGATGTCACGATTGATTTACGGATTACCGTTTATCGCCCATGA